From the Hordeum vulgare subsp. vulgare chromosome 1H, MorexV3_pseudomolecules_assembly, whole genome shotgun sequence genome, the window TGAGCATCCAAGTACCCATACAGAAGATACTTTGTCCATGCAATAGTTATTTTGCTCTGTTTGATTTTTTCTGCTTAATAGTTAGCATGTTGAGTCATTCCTTTGGTTCTTTTTTAGAAATACGAGTAATGATGAAAATAACAGATAGGTATGTGTGCTTGCAGGTTAAAGAGACTCCTGAGCCAAGGTCTCGAGCGGCAAATAATGCTACCAGTCGGGGTGTAAGAGGTGGCCCAGATCGAGGTGGGCGAAACAATTCTGCTTACAACAGCTCCATTGGTAATAGAAAAACCACCACATGCCGTCTTTGAAGCTGTTCTTGTTTATAATTCTTTTTTCACCATTTACTTACATTTGTTTTTCAGACAACATGACTTCAAGGTCATCGGTCTCAGGATCTGGTATGCCATCAACCAATTCCACCCAGAAGCAAACAGTTCCAAGGTAAGGATAAATACATTTGCTTCTTACCTTAAGGGCAACTGCTTGGCCTGCTTTAGTAGATGCAGTTATGATTAGAAACCTATTGTGCCTTTTCCGTGCAACCCTCATCTGTTGTCCCCCGAGGTGCATTGTGTTACTAATGATGCCCCTGCGATGTTCAAACAATTATTTTGTTGGAAGATTGGAACAGCCTAGTTTTTTTAGCAGGCGCAGTTATGATAATAAATCTATTGTACCTTTTCCCTGCAACCCTCATCTGTTGTGCCCTGATGGCATTGTGTTATTTTTGACGCCCATGCGATATTGTTCAAACCGCACGAGTTCATACAATCAATTGTTTTGTTAGAAGATTGGTACACAATAGTTCTTCTGTCTTGTAGAGAGATAAGGGGCAGCTATCTTAGAGGTACAATGTAATTTTGATAAATAAGAAAGAGTAACCCTAGAGATAGAGATTGAATTGATCAGCATACTTTTAATTAGACATATATTACGTACGTGTCAAGTAGGTCCTCACATATAAGGGGCATTTTGTATCCATCTATCGATCAATCAATGAATGATCAGTTTGGTCTATCAGTGTACATCCTTGCCTGCCCTCATGGTTGTAGCTGTGTGCTTTCTCTAGTTTTTTGTTGAGGAGAATTGTTTGATTACATTAAAAAATGCAATGTTATTAAATCTGAGTGAAACAATGTGCTCATCAGTTTTGGAtgactgcacagcaccaaaatcaTACAAATTGTCTGATGTATTGGTGATTTCAGATTGTTTTCTTTTCACCTGTTTTAATATACATGTTCTGTTTTGTCTTTTGTAGTTCCTCTGTGAACAAAAATCTGGTTGCTGATGCACCATCAGTACCACCGCAAACATCATCTGGGTTTCAGCATGGTTGGTCTGGGACGCCAGGTCAGTTGTCAATGGCCGATATTGTGAAGATGGGTGGCAGGCCGCAGGCTCAGGGGAAGCCTTCTACCAAGCCTGTGGTCACAGCGGACAAAGGATATGCCGGACAATACCCATCTTTGCCCACCACTGTAAACCAGATTACAAAACAATCTGTGAGCACAGTTGCACCAACAGAGCTTGACCAGGGGTTACCTTCTGCGCAAGACTCTGTTCTGGTTAAGGACCACAGTCACACAGCTGCTGATAACAAGCAGAAATATGATAATGATTGGGCTCCACAAGATGACCCACCAGTAGGGAATCAATCCTCCCTCCCTGAGACATCCGGGGACCCATCATTATACGATGCACCATTACATCCATCGTCGCTTGTTGCTGATGCGGTTTACTTGCATGAAAATTCTTATTTGGATGATAACATCTCTGCTGCAATGAGATCAGGAAATGCTTCTGAGAGACACTTGGATCACTATGGAGGAAGTTCTGAATATAGTGACGGATTATTGCAGAACTCGAGTACCTATCTGGCTCAGACGCATCCTCACATAGAGGACCAAGGTGAGTGCTAAACTAAGTTCAAAGTATCTAGTTCTTTGCTGGTTATACTTTGGAGGTCCAACATTTGTTTTTGAAACACCCATGCATTATCATTCCATGTGAGAATCTTGTATATCTGCTGTGAACTGCTTTGAATAGGCAACACAACATCATTTATGAACTATTGTTTTCACATCTCATGAAAAGATACTGTGTGTGTATCCAGTATTCATGCTTAATCATAACCATTGTAAAATTGTTTGAGCTATATTTTTTATATGATAGAACAAATTAACCTTTGTAGAGATGAAAAACAAATTGCTTTGTCTAATTGATACAATATTAGCCACTTCTATCTTACTTCGCCTGTATGCATCTGTGTTATGATAGAGTTTATGGTTGGAAAGGTACCAGCAACATATGCAGATGAATCCACAGATGAGGACCGTCACTCAGTGCTATTTAAAAAAATAGACATCTTAATGCATATTTTAGACGAACCAGAAAGCACACTGCCCATTTCTGTCTGAATAAACTTCATGACTGACAATTTTGAAAGAAGTAGATTGCCACAGCAGATTGAAAGAACCCAGATAGAATGTTTCTTTCTGAATATACGTCACTCTGGCATGTTCAGTGCTTCCAGTTTTGCTGAATATACTTCAGATTGACATGTTCAGTGCATCCGGTTTTGTATCATGATTTGCTTAACATGTGCGTTTGCACAATTATATTTGTGAACCATTTTTCGTCTAGTTGGTTGGTTTTTGTTCTGGAGGTCGCATAAGTTTTTTTTTGGGCATGACCTGCACATGAATGTATAATTTCTCTCTTGTTCTATATGGTTTGCATCCCATGTTCTTATTCTGGATTTTTTTTTTGCAGCTGAGGAGTCCAACGCTGACGTATCCGCAGCAGCAAACTTTCAGGGTCTGAGCCTACATGATGAAGAGTTAGCTGCCACAAAGTTTGCCGAAGATAACCCAGCAGTTATAATTCCAGACCATCTGCAAGTTGCCAACACAGGTTGTGCTGGATTGAGCTTTGGCAGTTTTGGATCTGGTGCATTTTCTGGGCTCCTCCCGCCGCCAAAGAGCACTGAAAACAATGTGGAGTTGCCTATTGTGGAGGAATCTGAACCTATAGATCATACAGATACAAGGTTAAGCGTTTTCCTGCTTCTTTATTTTGCTGGACAGGTCTCATCTTGTGAACTCGTGACATGACTGGAATGACCTTTTCTTTCAGGGATCAAGATTTCTATGAAATTCCTGCGAATTCGCCACCAAATGAGAACCTTGAGGAAATTATGGGAGCTAACACAGAGAATCTTGATGTACCTTCTGTTCAACAGCCTGATGTcctgaggcaagaaatactggatgATCCTTCAGGTGTTCAATATAATCTGCCATCAGTCTCGAGCCACACGTATGCGAACCCAGCACAGCCAAATGCAATGGATGCAATGCAAGGAAGTAACCAAGCGCACACTCTTTCACACCTGTCAAGCTTGCTGGTACAGTGTTTCTCCCTTCTCATCTTTCTAGTAAAATAACTCCTTTTCATGTTTCTTGCATCTAGTAAAATAACACCTTTTCAAGAGCTTCTACTAAAAATTGTAATGCACATATCTGGATTTGAATTCAGCTCATAGGTGCCTACACAACACATATAGGAAAGCCAGATTGCACTTCCATATGGTCATGTTTCTAGTCATCACATGTTAATACACTTACCCTGTCCTGTTCAGGCTAGTGTTTTAGTATCCGTATTGAAACAAGTCTCACTCCTGCATGGTTTGTTAAATACTTGTCTCCATAATTCACAACTAGCAACAGACATAACCTACGTACCTGTATATCTTGGCATTATATGATTTATCAAAATTGATGCAATTTTTGGACTATGATATAAGTAAGTGCCAGATTGTGAGAAGGCATCAGAACCTTGATGGTTTCAATGTAGTGTTGCAGTAGTTACTAATTTACCAAACAACAAACGGTGACCTTGTTATTGTAAATTATTATTGGTTGTGTATACCAGTTTTCTAGCTGATGAACATGATTGGTTCTTTTGGGCATCCAACACTTCTACATTTGGTTgcattctattttcaaaagtgctcgttgctcctttttcttttcttaatAGATTATTATATCTTCAGAAAAAACTGCATGAGCCCTCTTGATTATGCCACTTAGCCTTGGATGTTTCGTGTTACCCTTTTCCATGCTTagttaggctggccatagtgggaagTAACTTAGGGTAGTAACGTGCGTGGTATCATGCAAGCCTTCATTTATTTAGATGTAGACTCATTTTGCCTTGGGGTATGTTATTTATATTATGTTACCACAAACACCTCTCTCCTTATTAACTAACTTGCCACATAAGCCAACTTACCTTGGGATGCGTTATGTTACTAGCTCTCCCACTAGTCAGCCTTATGACTGACAATGGGAGCATGCAAAGAGAGGTCTATTTGAAAGGAACACTTGATGCTAAGTTATCTTAAAATGGTCCAGTaacttaaattggaatagttattCTGCctagatcatgttttgtataaaaATTCCTGTCAGTCTTAAAATAAGAATCCTCTGGACTGACTGGAATTTTCTGCCTTTTCTTTTTCCGTACCCCGTTCCAATTGATGGTAAACTTCTTTATTGAAGAGGTTTACGATGAATTTATCATCTTCCTTATACTTATTTATTTAATCCAGCCTGTAGAACTTTGGCATAATTTTTTCCAAATGTTTTCTCCAGCAATCAAATACGTTACAACAGCACAACCTGTTGGGCTCAAATATGGCACCTCTTCGGGACCTGGACTTTGGTTTATCGCCTTTGTTGGCAGCACAAGCACAATCAATGGGTGCAAGATATAACTCAGCTGCACCAACTACTACTGGCATGCAGGAGGTAGTTTGAACCTTCTAATGCATTTATCTTTCAGTGCTTCATTCAAATTCATATTTCATCCGTTTAAAAACAAGATTCCTATTTTACAGAGTAAGTTTGGAAGCTACAAAAAACGCTGCATTCTTTGTTGTATGTAAACTTGAAATATGTATGTAGGTGTGCTAGCGTTGAGAAAAAACTCTTCTCATGTGAGATCATCCAGCTATATACAGTATACATCGAACTTTCCTTGTTAATTTTTATGTGGGGTTGGTAATTTTCTAACTTATAATCCTTGAATATTATCGACATCATGGTGCtcataatttgttgttgcatatacTGCTTTGTTCGACTTACCTTTCATTGACATTATACTTATATGTAAATTTTGCAGCCAATGAAGCCAGGAGTTTTCTCGAACACTCAATCCACACAAAATCTTCCGAGTACCAGCATTCATATGGCTCCCTCTCTTCCTCAGCAATTAGTCCATCCTTACTCACAGCCCACTTTACCTATTGCACCTTTTGCAAATATGATTGGCGCAAATATGATTGGCTATAATCCATACTTGGCACAAAACTACCCTGCATACCTACCATCAACCGCCTTCCAGCAAGCGTACTCGAGTAATGGACAGTTCCATCAGTCTGCCGCTGCTGTACCTGGAGCTGGCATGAAGTACTCAATGCCACAATACAAGAACAACATGTCAGCCGCAAAtttgcaacagcaacaacaaccttCGTCAGTCATATCTGGTTATGCAGGCTTTGGGAGCTCAAGTAATCTTCCAGGAAATTTTGCCCTTAACCAGAATGCTGCTCCTGCATCGGCCAATCTTGGGTTTGATGAAGCATTGAGTGCTCAATACAAAGAGGCCAATCAATATATGGCTCTCCAGCAGCAGGTAACCATTGCGAGCAACCCTTTGTGTATATTTCTGAATTTTGTGTTGATTGCTGTTTACATGGTAGAGAAAAAGTGTTTGATTTTGTTATTCTTGGCAAGGGCGATAACTCTGCGATGTGGCTTCATGGCGCTGGTTCAAGAACAGCGTCAGCACTTCCTCCTACCCAGTTCTACGGCTACCAGGGACAGAGTCAGCAGCAGGGCGCCTTCCGCCAGGCGCAGCAGCCCCAGCAGCCTTCTCAATATGGGGGCCATGGATACCCAGCATTCTACCATAACCAGGGAGGCTTGGCGCAGGAGCACCACCCTCAGAACCCGGCGGACGGAACCCTGAACGGCTACCAGGCGGCagcccagcagcagcagcagcagcagccatcTCACCAGAGCTGGCAGCAGCACACCAGCTACTGAGCCGCCCGCACTCTTGTTGCGGTGCTGGCTCACTGTGGCTGCGGAGTAAAGCAGCTCAGAGTAGCTGAGCTTGTGGCTCGCTGAGGAGAGGGTCGGCGTCGTCTTGGCAGAGCGTTTTAACGTGTTGCGTGTCACATGTCGGTGTTGTCGGACTGATGTGTTTGTTTTTCGGTCGTTATATGCGCGGAGCAGAACAGTCTTGTAACTCCTTGGAGACATAGTTTACCTAACAGGTGCTTTTTTCTGATTTCTGAAAGTTTCGTCTTACGTCACCTTTTAGCTGTTGAGTGTTCTTTCCGTCAGTCTTCTTTCAAACTCTGGTTTTACGAGTTCTCCTGTGGATAGCAATTCATCCTCCCAAAGTAACCTTCTGCTCCCAAAGTAAAAGCGattttaaaaaaaaggaaaattcaaaaaattctgaacatttaaaaaaaattgatacTCCGAAAATGCGCTTTTCACAGCATCGGTTTTGTTTTTTTGCGAAACCTTGTAGGAATGTTATTTCATGCtaaatttttcatgcatttaaaacttttgtcaatgttggtctcaaaacaattttgaaatatattcttttttttttgttcaTCAGTCTCCTACGAACTCGGGAACACAAACTTTGCGTACTCCATCCTCTCGTTTTTCCACGTTTGCCAATGGCCGGTGTGTATAGAGACCATTGAGGCCTCATTTGGTGCTGGTGTTTTTCCAcccctaaggccttgtttggtgcgTTGGGTTTGGTCGGGTTTCTAGGGGATTATCCCCGAGGCCGAGGGGTTCAGAAACCCCATGATTCCCTGCATGTCCATTTGGCGGACAGGGTTTGTGATGAGCAAACCCCTTCAATCCACTGAAATCCACCTCAAATCAAGTGGTTTTAAAGCATCGAGGGGGGCTAGTGGAACTCGTGTAATGGGGATTcaagaggattgggtggaagagAGGGATTCACCAAATCCCTAGAATCCCCACCTCCTTGGGGCTTGAAAACCACTTATGCCAAACATGCCTTAGgctttgtttggtactagtgtttttAAGGAGATTGGTGGAGATAATCCCCCAAGGTCTCGTTCGGCAGCGGTGTATTTGCAGGCTTCAACGGGTATTTTACCGATCGGTATAGTAATCCCGAAAATTCCTATCAGGCCCACTCGGTACCACGGTATTGGACCGGCCCATCCCGAAAATTACACCCCAAACCCTCCAGTATTCGTGTGAGAGGAGACACGACCTAACCCTCGTGAGATTTCTCCCCCGGCTGTGACGGCGCCGCCTCCTTCGCCCTCCTCCCTCCCGTAGTTCGCCGCCGGTTTGCTCTCTTCCTCAACTCCGTCCAAGCCGAGCCAGATGCTGCCTCAGATCCTGAGGTCTCTTGGCTCTTGACGTCGTcgttgccgctgccgctgccgtccGCGCCGAGGCCTCTTGGTTTCTTGGCCTCCGTTGCCGCTGCCGTCCGCGCTGCCTCAGCCCCTATCAACTCCGACGGCAGATCCTTTCGAAAACGTGTCATTTTCATCGGTATGGACTGGTTCCACctcacccctcccctcccctctgtctagGGTTCCACCTCAACCCCTATCAGATCCCGACGGCAGTCCGGTGCTCCTATGATTCTTTGACAGCCTTGTGTATTCTTAGTTCTTGCGAATATGTTTGTGGCTAGCTTTGGTGTGCAACTTCTAGTTAAGATGCACTTACATCTTTGATTACAGAGGTGATGCCTTCCTTTGTTGAATTtatatcaagatcaagaacaactcATACTTGTTAATTCTGTTTTTAATATGAGTTCAGTTAGTAGTAGGTGCTGTTTTCTCAGCACTAAGGTTGATTAAAACGGCATCTGAATAGATTCAGTAAATCTACACATAAACGGCATCTGAATAGATTCTGTGATAGTTGATGGTATATTACATCTCTGTAGAGAAACATTTTCGTGATAAAACTTGCAGACATAACTTCCTTGTTATATAATTCTGTGATAGAGTCGAATGTAGGTTTGGCTAAACCATGATTTAGAGAAACATTTTCGATTGTTCAAACGATGATGCTTTTATTGCTGCAACTATAAGTTACAGTCTGCAAAAATCTGTACCTGAATTATGTTGAAACGATGATGCTTTATTGCTGCAACTATAAGTTACAGTCTGCAAAAATCTGTACCTGAATTATGTTGAAACGATGATGCTTTATTGCTGCAACTATAAGTTAAGTGCTATTAGACATGTTTGACTGTAGATGCCTGGTACAGATTTTTGCAGTAGTAATCTACAGTCTCGTACAGATTTTTGCAGACGTAACTAGTTCATAGCTGCCATCACTACCACGTCCTCTTGATAAATCACCAAAAGTAAATCATCCAATACTTACTACTACCAGCTTGTGTATGCGTGCCAGTTCTAAT encodes:
- the LOC123450718 gene encoding uncharacterized protein LOC123450718; amino-acid sequence: MSGGGAGGGGGGGKGAGPVPQASKKLVQSLKEIVNRPEAEIYAALRECAMDPDEAVSRLLSQDTFQEVKSKRDKKKEVKETPEPRSRAANNATSRGVRGGPDRGGRNNSAYNSSIDNMTSRSSVSGSGMPSTNSTQKQTVPSSSVNKNLVADAPSVPPQTSSGFQHGWSGTPGQLSMADIVKMGGRPQAQGKPSTKPVVTADKGYAGQYPSLPTTVNQITKQSVSTVAPTELDQGLPSAQDSVLVKDHSHTAADNKQKYDNDWAPQDDPPVGNQSSLPETSGDPSLYDAPLHPSSLVADAVYLHENSYLDDNISAAMRSGNASERHLDHYGGSSEYSDGLLQNSSTYLAQTHPHIEDQAEESNADVSAAANFQGLSLHDEELAATKFAEDNPAVIIPDHLQVANTGCAGLSFGSFGSGAFSGLLPPPKSTENNVELPIVEESEPIDHTDTRDQDFYEIPANSPPNENLEEIMGANTENLDVPSVQQPDVLRQEILDDPSGVQYNLPSVSSHTYANPAQPNAMDAMQGSNQAHTLSHLSSLLQSNTLQQHNLLGSNMAPLRDLDFGLSPLLAAQAQSMGARYNSAAPTTTGMQEPMKPGVFSNTQSTQNLPSTSIHMAPSLPQQLVHPYSQPTLPIAPFANMIGANMIGYNPYLAQNYPAYLPSTAFQQAYSSNGQFHQSAAAVPGAGMKYSMPQYKNNMSAANLQQQQQPSSVISGYAGFGSSSNLPGNFALNQNAAPASANLGFDEALSAQYKEANQYMALQQQGDNSAMWLHGAGSRTASALPPTQFYGYQGQSQQQGAFRQAQQPQQPSQYGGHGYPAFYHNQGGLAQEHHPQNPADGTLNGYQAAAQQQQQQQPSHQSWQQHTSY